A segment of the Myripristis murdjan chromosome 20, fMyrMur1.1, whole genome shotgun sequence genome:
AACACACCTTTCTTGAAGGCCATAACGAAGTCCCTCAGCACCTCCGAGTCGAACTCCTCAGGCTCCATGGCAAACTTTTTGCCTCCGTCTCCCAGGATTGCCACATTGACCTCCTCACCACTCTCGCTCAGGCCCAGGCTCTTCAACTCGTCCGAGTAGTCCTCCTCATCGGCGATGGCAAAGGTGTACTCTGGGTAATCTTTGGCCACTTCTAGCACCTTGGACCTCCAGAACTGAGTAGCTAAAAATTGCAGAAATAAttgataacattttttaaaactgaacttcATTCAGAATGTTGTGTTAATATGTTAACTAGTTACGATAATATTAAAAATCTCAAGAAGGACCAGGCCAAATAAGCTGCACCATGATGAGGAGTTGCAGAAAAATGAGTGtaaatgagcaaaaataaaaatgagatcACACAGAAGTAAGTGCAAAGTCAATACATAAATGCAAAGTCAGAACATGAGTTCTCAAAAGGGCAGTAGTTCAACTGCAGGTCAAGTTCAAGGGTCAAATCTATTACTCTTCATCTCTCAGTACCGAGGACAAGAACATCTAAACTGTCAAGGAGAAACATCTTTACAACGCTCAGAGAAACTCACCTGCCCTGTAGTCGAAGCTGAAGTCAACTCCATAATACACAACTACCAGAGGTCTTTTGGCGTAGCGCTTGGGGTCATTACTGGGCTTCCTGTGGCCCACCAGAGGAACCACATGCTTTTTAAAGAACTCCTGCACATCTGACACAGGCGTGGAGTCCTACAggtagaataaataaatgcaagtTGAAttggaatatgtttttttgcccAAAGACGCTATAAATGTGTCAAATTACAGAGATTCTTTTTAGGGTTGAATCACCCAGCACTTAATAATAACTTGCTGTTGCAAGGTGAAAACCCATCTTCCATCTCCAAAACCAGCATCGTTAATGAAACTGAAAGCCCGCACAGCCATTTCTGGGTTCAGTGAGTTTCACAACCCATCAAACCCCTTAAAAAtccaatgagattttttttttttttttttataaattgcaCTGAAAAAGAGCACTTTACTTGACTTTCTCAAGTGTCAACATTCTGGAGATTTTCACTTGACaggagcagttttttttctacagttaCAAAGCTCCAGTTTTATCCCCAGGCCTCCTTGTTTCATGATGCAATTAGAGCAGTGATGCCTACCATGGGAACCATAACCCACTGAGGACAAGGAAAAAAGGACAGTACcttcacagtgagtgtgtgagacgCTGGCTCATATTTAGAGCGAAACTTTTCAGGCTGCACCACGACAAGCTGCCCGGGGGAGGCCTTGAGCAGTTTGGCCACATCTGAGCTGAAGGAGTGACGGAAGGTGAAGTCTTCCCTCAGCGCATTACCTGGCGGACAGAATGGCAGTGAGAGCAATATCAAACCAATACCATCGACTCGGCATTTGAGGGCTTGGCATTTGTTTGCTGATATGAATCATGCCCTTTTTTATGAATTGTTTAACCAATTGCCAACTATGTGCTGTTTGTGGTATCGAATCAATGTACCACAATAGTTTAGATTGTCAATAAATTAATGGACACAGAAGACCTTAATGCTCAGTTGCTTTAACAAATTGTTGTACTTACAGGCCTCAATGTAGATCTCGAAGGCGGCATCCTGCTCGCTGGAAAACACACCAACTATGACGGCATCATCCCCATCCTTGATGAGCTCCTGCACCTGTTTTACTGTCTGGACCTGCTTGGAGGGAGGCCCGGCCTGCTCACTCATATAGTCAACAATGCCTACAGAGACACATTGCTGAATttaaaaagtgaatgaaaagaGACTGAGAAGTGCAGACACATAAATAAGCACCTGGACATACATGGACAAACAGGAATATGTGATGCATGGATCGATATGACACGTGTGACTGTATCTCATGCAAAAAATACAGATGAACAACGTACCGTATTTCTCTCTGGGTCCATTGTATTCGAAAGCCTTGCCCTTCCTGAATATCTTGAGGGTGGGATAGCCGGAGACTTCGAAGCGTGTGGCGATCTCACTCTCAACGGTGGCGTCCACCTTGGCTAGAGGAATGGGAGGAGTGCGCTGGCTCAGCTCTTTGGCTGCCTTCTCATACTCAGGAGCCAGGCGCTTACAGTGTCCACACCTGCAGGCCCAATTAAAACAAACTAATGGTGAACTTTTACAGGGAAGCTTCATTAGACTTTAGAGCCGCAATGAATAAGATGAGCCATTTGGACGATCACTTTATTTACTGCAGCCCTAGAGTCAAAGAGCCAGCATTTACATTAGTGCATACAATCTATGTTTGATTTTTAGAAAAACTTTGCTGCTCCAGGGGACTGACCATGGAGCGTAGAACTCCACCAGGATGATGTCGGCGTTGTTCACGGTCTCATCGAAGTTGTCCTTGGTCAGAACCAGCGTGGCCTCGGGAGGGGGCTTCCAATCTGGCTGGGCCACCTCCTTCACCCGGGCCACAATGGCTGTAACACACAAGCGTTATCCACATAAACAACTGTATCATAAAACTGAGCTGAGTTCATATCAGACAAGGCTAGTCTTTGCTTACTGACCAAACACTAATCAAAATTCTCAAAATGTCTTTTCGGGGAGAGGGCAGGTTTTGGGTTTAAATGTTGTGGTTGAATTAAACCTGGCCATAGTGATGATGCTGAAACAGAGGAGCACACATCCCTAcctttctctgtcctgtctccaTCATATTCCACAGGCTCCCCCTTCTTCAGGATCTTGATGGTGGGATAGCCCGACACCTCGAACCTGCTCGCCAAATCTGTGGCCTTAGTTGCGTCCACCTTGGCCACAGGTATAGGAGGGTCATTCTCCTTCAGAGACTGGGCAATTTTCTCATACTCTGGGGCAAACTGTTTACAGTGACCACACCTAGGAGAGGAAGCAAAGAATTAAGATCCACAAGAAGGTTTTCACACTGGATGATCACCAGGTTGCATTTTCCAAAGCAAAGAAATTCTTAACTTACCATGGAGCATAAAACTCCACCAGAACCGTGTCCTTGTCCTCCATGAAAGTCTCAAAGTTGTCATCAGTGAGGACCAGCACTCCattctcctccttcacctctgtCCCATcgtcatcatcctcctcctcctcgtcatcaCTGTCTTCATCATCAGTCTCTTCCTCCTTGTCTTCTGCAGCATCTAAGGCAAGAACAGAAGACAAGCAGCGTTAAGGAGGAGAACAAGCTAGTCAATGCGTTTCCACAATTAAGTGGAATTAGACATATTCTCTTTTCTGAAAGCAAGACATcagatgattgattgattgttttgcCATTAAACTTGGGCTTGGTGCTGGCACTTGTGGTAAGAGAATGCATCCTAGCTACTAAGTGAAGGGATGTGACTCTCATATCATAAAGCTGCTGCAACCTGAAAAAGCACAGCAGAAATCCGGATAATCTGGCAGAGATTAGGACTTTTTGACAAGCCCCGGGGTCAGGTGTTAACACAGCCAAGAGCCTTAAAACTGCACATTTACGAGCCTGCCCACGACAATCCTGTTAACGCTGGGGTAAGTTAGCTCATCCTGTTAGCTAGCGTTATAGCATGCTACCAGGACTTAGCGGGGAGTCTAATCGAGCTATTTTGCACAAGACAGAACCGGCTGTGCACATGCCTCTCGTCAAAATGCTTTTGCGTGAACAGTCCCCGCAGCTGCACCGACACCCTCAGCTCACACTTACCATCCTCACACCTGACGACTGTGGCGAAATGTGCAACGCCGAGCAGCACGATCAGCAGCAGCGCAGCCTTCCTCATTGTGCAGAGATGATGCGGTCCAGTCCGGTAGAAACGCGCAGGCTTCCCCTCTGATGCAACCGGCTAATTAATAACGCGGATTGATCTCATTAAAACACTGGACAGCCGCGGCGAGGCTAACTGAGCGGGATCAATGCTGATGTGCagtaatatgtgtatgtgtgtgtgtatgtctgtggtTTGTAGTCGCATCCAAACCAAACACTTGTGAAATCACGCACGCCACCGCCTCCGCCTGGAACTTGTCTGACTTGCCACGTTGTGATTGGCTCTCGCCGGCGGCCGCCCTCCAATCGCCGTTCGCCACTCAACTCCTGAGGCCGATACGTTGGAGGATGCGATTGGCCAACTCGGTTTATTGTTGGCCTCTTGGACACCGTCAATGGGCCACTTGGACAAGCAGCCTGTCCCGTAACCGAGAAATCACAGGTTTGATTGTCAGACAGCTAAACTCCAAACTAAACAACTAAACCTCCAACCATGAAGTGTCATATTTCCACTTTTCATGTTCTGATATTTAAACTAGACAACTAATTGCAGAGGAATAGTTTCAAATGTAAACCCCTACAACTGGCACTTGACTCAAGCAACATGTCTTTATTGCATTAGATGAAGAAAATCTAGAAAATTGTAACTGTTGCCATCCTCTTTTCCCCttccattattttctgttttgtacaTTGCAGCACTATCTGATGTAAACCGTGTACATTCagtgcacattttatttaaaaaaagttgTTATTACAATGATATGATCTGGGGATAGGTTAAATGACTTGAGTGCTGAAAAGAAAGTCCACACAGCTGTTCACTTGatacaacacacaaaaatgcccCCCCAGTAGGTTTCACATTGTGATAATGGTTAACAAATGCTCATGGTGCAAAGCTAGATCGATATCTATTTTAACATAACGCCTTTCGGTTTCAGAGAAACTGAAAGGCAAGTCTACCCAGAGTGTCTTATGGCCTGTGATTGCAATTAGAGACAATCTCTTTGGCTTTTATGTGTAAGAGAAAATCAATGAAACAGAACATTTTAGccaaacatgtttcaaacagtTATTTCACCCAACATATAATTATTTGACCAAGTGGCTGTTTCTCAAGAAATGGCGGGCCCACTGACAAAATCTGTCTCTGGGTGGATAGCATTCTGcacacaatacaaaagctcAAATTCAAGACTTTTCAACCCCCCTCACTTTTAGGCCATTTTTAATCACTTTCACTGTCCCAGCCAGCACCATGAGAGCAGCTCTGGCTACGAATGATCTCAGGGATCCTGTTGGTTCCCCGTCTCTCTGCTCCCAGGCGTCTCATGGACCAGaacctccaccaccacctcacTGTGGGTGCCCAAGTGAGAGTCTGTCCCACTCTTACTGAGACTCCTGTTGACACTTTTACTGAACCAACAGCTGTCACTGGTCTTAGTCCACTGGTTGGTTTGATTCTCCAGAACGTCACTCTGGATCAACTGGGCCATTGACCCTCCACTGGGCAGCTGTCCCGCTGTCCAAGCCCCCTTGGGGGATGCTGACTCTTGGGCTAAGAGGCAGTTTGGTCTCCTTGAGGAAGTCTGGGGCTCTCTATCTTTTGGAGAAGCTTTGAATTTTGATGCATCTCCTTCAGATCTTGTTGAAGCTTGCAGAGGAAGATGAGATAGCACAACTCTGTCTGAGGAGAGACTGTCTTCGCTCTGGCCTCTCTGCTGTAGGAACAGCAGTCTCTCCAATTCAAGCTGAGAACTAGCATGAAGGAAGTAATTAATTGTCATATAGAAATTTGCCAACATTAAAGAAGTCATtcttattttaaaatgcatcacGTTTTCTTAACTGTAAAACATATCTCCATCAGCGGGAATAGCTGCTTGTGCAACTGTattacctgagcaggtgagaTGGAGGTGAGTCTTCCCCACATTTTGACAGACAGGGGTCTCTGATGTCTGTGTGGTCGTTCACTATTGTCTCTTGTGTCATGTGCGTCCTTACAAAACACTAAAAGAGAGAAACCGTATTCAGCAATGTAAAGCCACTTATACCAAACACTgtattgtgtctgtgttttgtcccTGGGTGTTTGTGTCTCACCCCTGGCTTGCTCACCTGTGTGTCCACACTGCAGGGCTTCTGCATGGGGGAGACAGGAGGAGTCTCCTCCCTGGAGCGCTGGCCAGTGGGTGGCAGAGTGCCATGCAAGCTGTTGGAGAGAGCGTTGAGTCTGAACAGGAGCTCGTCCACCAAGCTCTCAAACTCCTCAAGGTAATAGttctgaaaaacagaaaggaaaaagacatgACCTCTGAACATTAATAAGCCATCATCACCTAGAAGATATGCAGCTTCCACCGGCCTTTACGCTGCATTTACATTGTGTACTACTGGGTCAGATTTTACAGTAAATGTGATTTATTGCATTAACTGTTCACTGGTGTAAAATAGAGACTATGAATTGTGTCATTGGTTTACTATATTTATACAAAGACATTCTAATAAATTTGACAATACTATGTTGATGCATGCAGCATCTTCTCTAGACTGTAAAATGCAAATGGCCCATTGTAAGATTGAGTGGATGTTGTGTGGTTTTCAGTTTCCTCACCTTTCCTTCAGTGTGGTTATCTGTCCAGCTCTGTCTGTACTGGCCAGTGAGCACAAAAACATGGTATCTGATGTAGGCCACTATCTCTACTAGAGTGCAGATGTCCCTCCTACAATGGGCTCCTTTGGCAGCTCTAACCAATGAGGACACCACACATCTCACCTACCAGGAAGAGAAATGACTCTTAGAGCGTaatagtgagtgagtgactcaGTGAGTGACAATAGCAGGCACTTAATCACTACGTATGCAATAAACCTCTGGTTTTTCCTATTTCAGGTCTTCTTGCCTACAGCACAACCAAGGCACATTTGTATGGATATATGGCATTTCTCATTAATCAGATGAAAATCTCCATTCAAGCATCACTATTCATAAATCATTCATTAGTTTAGTTTGGTCTATTATTATTGCACAAAATAATTAAGTGACTGGGAAGAGAAAACAATAACTTGCAAAAGGAGCAAAAGCCAAGCCCCCATAAGGGCTTGTCGGGTGCTCCTTCTTAATCCATGTTTATGTGCTTTTTGTGCTGCAATCTCCtttaaaacagaacattttctCAAAGCAAAATGACTTCAAAAATCTCCATACCACAGCTGTCAGCACGGCAGTGGAGGTGAGACAGACAACTCCCCAGTAAACAAAATCTGCCAAGCTGCTGGAAGCATCGCTGCCTGACAGAAGGAGGCCCCTGACGGTCCTGAGACCCTGACAGTGGGCCAGCAGGGTCTGAAGGGAGCAGGGAAGAGAGCTGAATGCCCAGGACCTTTGTATGAACAGCAGGTTCCCCGTGCAGGACAGCGCTACCAGCAAGATGACTCCTGAAATCTATGACATGAATCAGATTTTTCagcttctgtctgttttcaatGTCCTACTGAAGCATATGTTAAGtaaatcataataatattaaaaattataatacATTTCCTTACAcaacaatacattttttgaatgatggaaaaaaaatgggacTATATCATATTAGCAAACACTATTTTCCCcataaaatgaatacattaaCAGCATTTCCAAAAGAAGGCCTTTCATATAGTCATTGATAGAGGACTTGAGGACTTGTATCATTCCTGTTGGCACATTATGTCTTTACCATTGGCCCGATGAGGCTTGAGATTGACCGTGTGAGGATTGTAGCAGATGCAGCCACGGCCCTGTTCACCCccaacacagccacacacttcacagagaggaggaagagcatcACGCCGCGCAGGGTACGGATATGCTTCAGACACAAGGACATGGGCATCATTATCAGCATCGCTGTTGTCATCCTCAACACCTGCaccaaaatctctctctctctctctctctgtctaagcATTTCATACGCTCAAAGCTTAAATGagatttctcattttttaaagCAATATGTTGGGAAAAGACTATTAACCTCACATGCAGCGTCTCTTACAAGTGAAAATGCGATTGAATATCTtcctcagtctgggtaagtcagaaaaagggtattttgcctaaaatgttggagtattcttGTAAATTTTAATGTTACATCAATTAACTACTCAGAGCATGCAGAAGGGAAGGGAACTCCCTCTTgtatctctttccctctctcctgtcttctctccACTTATCCTTCTTTCTCCTTCacatcccctcctccccctctcactTGCTCCCAGAGGGCCAGAAGGCTGACATCAACATGTCCTCTGTAGTCTGGTCTGTGCAGCAGGTCCATAGCCTCCAGGGTCATAGCAGAGTGGCAGATGTAATAAATATAGTAGACTATGATCACTGTTAGCACActgacctgcagagagagagagagagagagagagagagagagagagagagaaatatagagTGCAGAAAGTCTAATcaagcacatttcatacagcgAGCACAAACAACGGTTTGCACTGTGTCCTTCAAAtgcttttttgtgtgatttattcTACCTGTGTGTTTGATTAAGAGCAAGAGGTTAGTTTACCCTTCCAGTAAGGTCACTGTGGTCTTGTGTGCActtatgcctgtgtgtgtatatgtgtgtgcacgtgtgcttGTATATGCAGGCACATGCGGGgtatgtaactgtgtgtgtttttgtctacatgtgtttgtttgtggtagATTACTTGTATTGCAATTTTCTCACCTCCAGCCAGTTGCAAGGTGTTCTCCAGTATCCCATCAGCCCTTGCTGCCCTGCAGAGTACACTTGGCGACAGAGTTGCAGCAGagacaagaggaggaagaggagctggaggggagggagagaatcTGATTTTCGGATTTATAAATTTCATAACTCACCCTCTACCCATTATTGAGATGGTAGTAGCTATTTTGTGATAATTCGTAGGATGTGCATAAGGTCAGTGTGGAAACTGCTGTTAACCAAGAAAAAGCTGCCTCAAAAGTTTATTAGTCAAGAGCAAAATTTATGTCCAAGCTGAATATTGGAGTTTAATTTACAAAATTTTCCCCTGTCCACCTTTAGCTTTCTTTACCCACCAAGCTGACACCTTCTGTTTAGGATTATACAGTCGTAGTTCATTTCTTGCCCAATCCATTTTTATTTGGTTCAGGGACATTGGTCATTTGGCAGATGACCTCCTTGCTCCCGTTGAGAGGAGATTTATAATGTTCATATCTTTGCCTATATCCATAGTAGCGCCTTTTAATTCCTCACCTGCTAAAGGACaaccttttctttgttttgttgttgttgttgtttttacctgGCAGATCATAACGACATAGTCCCATACAGATGGAGTGTGATAGATCCTCACTGACTGGACGTTGACAGAGGGCAGCAGGACACCGGTGGGGCTCTGCTCGGTGAGCAGGGTCACGCTGGTGAACAAATTGGGTGCAGGGCTGTACAGGGTGATGTGGACCTTCAGGGCCACCGTTCGTCTGCTCAGCCAGCCACCTGAGTGCAGGATATTTAGTTTGGACACAGCTGCAGatctgagagagagcagaggacacCTGGTTAATGATATCAAGAGACATGACATTGATGAGGAACAAGACCTGGATTACGCCTAATCCAGCatcatatatgtgtatataagAAGATGAAAACCTAAATCCTTCTATAACACACAACTAGAGTTTCCATCATgtgagaactgtgtgtgtgtgtgtgtgtgtgtctgacctcgTGTAGCCTAGGCCAACTGTAGCACTCTGTCCTGTGTAGCAACCCAGTTGGCCACACATCTGCTGAGCTGCTGCCGTGGGAAACATGAGAGCAGAGTGTGGATAACTGGAGTCTCTGATCCCGGACCAGAGCAGGGGAAGACATTCTGGGACGAGGCCAGCCGTCCCACGAGGGACCTGAGCAGAAATGAACTCAACTCCCTGTAAGAAGGACAAAATAAAGTCAACGGTCGCCTACAAACACAGTCAGAACTCACAGAAGATGGGGAGTTTTCCTAAAGCTCAGCGTCCAGTATCAATATGGACAGAGCCAAGGCTTATTCAGTCTCAGTTCTgtcaaatcaaaatgtaaatgaaaagtGTGAGCGATCATTACCTACAGACAGCATGCTGCAGTCTTTTCCTGCCTTCAATAACTGAGTTTGAAAGGAAGTCCACTTTCTACTTTTTTGtatggaaaataaattgaaCCCAGTAGTGGAGCATTCGTCTCTACTTGTTGCCAGGGCTGATGCTGGTGaaacagcgccctctgctggtgtATGTAATTATATGCAAAGCAGCTACTCTTTCAGTAGTATGATATGACCAAAGCTGGGAGGTAAACtttcaataaatatatatatatatatatatatatatatatatatatatatatatatatatatatatatatatatatatatatatacacacacacacatacatataaatatatatatatatatatatatatatatatatatatatatatatatatatatatatatatatatatatacacatacacatatatatatatatatatatatacacatacacatatacatatatatatatatatatatatatatatatatatatatatatatacacatacatatatatatacacatacatacatatatatatatatatatatatatatacatatatacatatatacatatatacatatatatatatatatatatatatatatatatatatatatatatatatatatatatatataatgcataGCAAGTGATTACTGGATCActaaaaatgactaaaacaatctgattacttttatttacatttgatttattCTAC
Coding sequences within it:
- the pdia4 gene encoding protein disulfide-isomerase A4, with translation MRKAALLLIVLLGVAHFATVVRCEDDAAEDKEEETDDEDSDDEEEEDDDDGTEVKEENGVLVLTDDNFETFMEDKDTVLVEFYAPWCGHCKQFAPEYEKIAQSLKENDPPIPVAKVDATKATDLASRFEVSGYPTIKILKKGEPVEYDGDRTEKAIVARVKEVAQPDWKPPPEATLVLTKDNFDETVNNADIILVEFYAPWCGHCKRLAPEYEKAAKELSQRTPPIPLAKVDATVESEIATRFEVSGYPTLKIFRKGKAFEYNGPREKYGIVDYMSEQAGPPSKQVQTVKQVQELIKDGDDAVIVGVFSSEQDAAFEIYIEACNALREDFTFRHSFSSDVAKLLKASPGQLVVVQPEKFRSKYEPASHTLTVKDSTPVSDVQEFFKKHVVPLVGHRKPSNDPKRYAKRPLVVVYYGVDFSFDYRAATQFWRSKVLEVAKDYPEYTFAIADEEDYSDELKSLGLSESGEEVNVAILGDGGKKFAMEPEEFDSEVLRDFVMAFKKGKLKPIIKSQPVPKNKGPVKVVVGKTFDEIVMDTKKDVLIEFYAPWCGHCKKLEPDYLALAKKYKGEKNMVIAKMDATANDVPNDSYKVEGFPTIYFAPSNSKHSPVKFEGGDRTVEGLSKFLEKHATKLSQKRDEL